Proteins encoded together in one Olsenella timonensis window:
- a CDS encoding HPr family phosphocarrier protein produces the protein MIEIPCTITDPLGLHVQLAVLLASEAKRWRSRTTLEYHDNVIPAADLMQVMMYGIRSGEHVVVRVEGPDEVTAAEALRKIMATF, from the coding sequence ATGATCGAGATACCCTGCACCATCACCGATCCGCTGGGTCTTCACGTCCAGCTGGCGGTCCTTCTCGCCAGCGAGGCAAAGCGCTGGCGCAGCCGCACGACGCTCGAGTACCACGACAACGTCATCCCCGCCGCCGACCTCATGCAGGTCATGATGTACGGGATCCGCTCGGGCGAGCACGTCGTCGTGCGCGTGGAGGGCCCCGACGAGGTCACGGCGGCCGAGGCGCTCCGCAAGATCATGGCCACGTTCTAG
- a CDS encoding DNA-deoxyinosine glycosylase, with product MADYQRISHGFEPVFDERSRVLVLGSFPSVLSRENRFYYGNPRNRFWGVVAAALGEREPPADDIGAKRSLLLRHGVALWDVIESCEVRGSSDASIRNVVPADVARVTGVAPVRAVLCNGATAARLYRRWLEPVTGLPAVTLPSTSPANAAWSRERLTERWREELLAALGA from the coding sequence ATGGCGGATTACCAGCGCATATCCCATGGCTTTGAGCCGGTCTTCGACGAGCGGAGCCGGGTGCTCGTGCTGGGGTCGTTCCCCTCGGTCCTCTCGCGCGAGAACCGCTTCTACTACGGGAACCCGCGCAACCGCTTCTGGGGCGTCGTCGCCGCCGCGCTGGGGGAGCGCGAGCCGCCCGCGGATGACATCGGCGCCAAGCGGTCCCTGCTGCTGCGCCACGGCGTGGCGCTCTGGGATGTGATCGAGAGCTGCGAGGTGCGGGGGTCCTCCGACGCCTCCATTCGCAACGTGGTCCCTGCCGACGTCGCGCGCGTCACGGGCGTCGCGCCCGTTCGCGCGGTGCTCTGCAACGGCGCCACGGCGGCGCGGCTCTATCGGCGCTGGCTCGAGCCGGTGACGGGGCTTCCCGCCGTGACGCTGCCCTCGACGAGCCCCGCGAACGCCGCGTGGTCGCGGGAGCGGCTGACCGAGCGCTGGCGCGAGGAGCTGCTCGCCGCGCTGGGCGCGTAG
- a CDS encoding carbohydrate kinase, with amino-acid sequence MFSVSALGELLIDFTDAGTSAGGQRLFERNAGGAPANVLVALEKLGHRTAFLGKVGCDMHGEFLRATLEEQGIDTRGLVSDPDAFTTLAFVALSADGEREFSFARKPGADTRITEGELARDVIADSRVFHVGSLSLTDEPARSATLAALAVAREASCTLSYDPNYRANLWPSREAAVGQMRAVVPQMDLMKLSDEECELLTGEKDPEAAAAALLAQGPRVVAVTLGAGGAYVRTAEGGAEVAGFPADAVDATGAGDSFWGGFLAGFCESGRTASEVTLDDAVGFARLGNAVASLCVRKRGAIPAMPERTEVEALLGA; translated from the coding sequence ATGTTCTCCGTCTCCGCACTGGGCGAGCTCCTCATCGACTTCACCGACGCCGGCACCTCGGCGGGCGGGCAGCGCCTCTTCGAGCGCAACGCCGGCGGGGCGCCGGCAAACGTCCTCGTGGCCCTGGAGAAGCTCGGTCACAGGACGGCGTTTCTCGGCAAGGTCGGCTGCGACATGCACGGCGAGTTCCTGCGCGCCACGCTGGAGGAGCAGGGCATCGACACCCGCGGGCTCGTCTCCGACCCGGACGCCTTCACGACGCTCGCCTTTGTCGCGCTCTCCGCGGACGGCGAGCGGGAGTTCTCCTTCGCCCGCAAGCCCGGCGCCGACACCCGCATCACCGAGGGGGAACTGGCGCGCGACGTGATCGCCGACTCCCGCGTCTTCCACGTGGGGTCGCTCTCCCTCACCGACGAGCCGGCGCGCTCCGCCACGCTCGCCGCGCTCGCGGTCGCTCGCGAGGCCAGCTGCACCCTCTCCTACGACCCCAACTACCGGGCAAACCTCTGGCCGTCGCGCGAGGCGGCCGTGGGGCAGATGCGCGCCGTGGTGCCGCAGATGGACCTCATGAAGCTCTCCGACGAGGAGTGCGAGCTGCTCACGGGCGAGAAGGACCCCGAAGCCGCGGCGGCGGCGCTGCTGGCCCAGGGACCGCGGGTCGTCGCCGTCACGCTCGGCGCGGGCGGCGCGTACGTCCGGACGGCCGAGGGCGGCGCCGAGGTCGCGGGCTTCCCGGCGGACGCCGTGGACGCCACCGGTGCCGGGGACTCCTTCTGGGGCGGCTTCCTCGCGGGCTTCTGCGAGAGCGGGAGGACGGCCTCCGAGGTCACGCTCGACGACGCCGTGGGCTTCGCACGCCTCGGCAACGCCGTGGCGTCGCTGTGCGTGCGCAAGCGCGGCGCGATCCCCGCGATGCCGGAGCGCACCGAGGTGGAGGCCCTGCTGGGAGCGTAG
- a CDS encoding LacI family DNA-binding transcriptional regulator, producing the protein MDINQIAQMAGVSRATVSRYLNDGYVSQEKRAAIRRVIERTGYVPSRQAKTLRTGKTNVVGVIIPKINSASVSRMVAGITLVLNEAGYQVLLANTDNDAAREVDFLRLFAEKSQVDGVILIATVLTPEHEEAISALPVPIVVLDQDVSLCPCVHQNDRDAMRDVAALALRAARRPAYIGVFEDDVAVGQMRRAGFFDACAAAGVEVPERAVRIADFTLDSGYEQTEVLLEAYPELDAVVCATDSIAHGALTCLREYGRRVPEEVSVTGIDDSDISQITMPTLTTVHLHFKSSGAEAARMLVGLMSGDDAVAREVKMGYEVVARNSTR; encoded by the coding sequence ATGGACATCAACCAGATCGCGCAGATGGCCGGAGTCTCCCGCGCCACGGTGTCACGCTACCTGAACGACGGCTACGTCTCCCAGGAGAAGCGCGCAGCCATCCGCCGCGTCATCGAGCGCACCGGCTACGTCCCCTCCCGTCAGGCGAAGACCCTGCGCACCGGCAAGACCAACGTCGTGGGCGTCATCATCCCCAAGATCAACTCCGCCTCGGTCAGCCGGATGGTCGCCGGCATCACGCTCGTCCTGAACGAGGCCGGCTACCAGGTCCTGCTCGCCAACACCGACAACGACGCCGCGCGCGAGGTCGACTTCCTCCGCCTGTTCGCCGAGAAGAGCCAGGTGGACGGCGTCATCCTCATCGCGACCGTCCTCACGCCCGAGCACGAGGAGGCCATCTCCGCCCTGCCCGTGCCGATCGTGGTGCTCGACCAGGACGTCAGCCTCTGTCCCTGCGTCCACCAGAACGACCGGGACGCCATGCGCGACGTCGCCGCGCTCGCCCTGCGTGCCGCCCGTCGGCCCGCCTACATCGGCGTCTTCGAGGACGACGTCGCCGTGGGCCAGATGCGTCGCGCGGGCTTCTTCGACGCGTGCGCCGCGGCGGGCGTCGAGGTGCCCGAGCGCGCCGTGCGCATCGCCGACTTCACCCTGGACTCGGGCTACGAGCAGACCGAGGTGCTGCTCGAGGCCTACCCCGAGCTCGACGCCGTCGTCTGCGCCACCGACTCCATCGCCCACGGCGCGCTCACCTGCCTTCGCGAGTACGGCCGTCGCGTGCCCGAGGAGGTCAGCGTGACCGGCATAGACGACTCCGACATCTCGCAGATCACCATGCCCACGCTGACCACGGTCCACCTCCACTTCAAGTCGTCGGGCGCGGAGGCGGCGCGCATGCTCGTGGGCCTGATGTCCGGCGACGACGCTGTGGCGCGCGAGGTCAAGATGGGCTACGAGGTCGTGGCGAGAAACTCCACGCGCTAG
- a CDS encoding HAD-IC family P-type ATPase, whose product MADAGERDDERGLTSAEAARLLGEVGPNEVAERRRSPVLAFLARYWGPMPWLLELAAVLALLVGHATETVVILVLLTINAVVGQLQSQSARRAVAALGRELEVRVPTLRDGTWGDVAARALVPGDVVSLALGAIVPADVTVTSGEAEADLSSLTGESLPRAAVAGDQLPAGAVICRGAVRARVTATGERSELGRAAALVRDASPRSRQQELLFQIVRSMMHLGVAASVVVGARALTTGSDLVSVASLVVTFLMGAVPVALPAVLAIVQAASARSLSREGVLVTRLDAVEDAAGIDVFCFDKTGTITANRLEVTEVVPLCDRSEGDVLALAALSCETTGAEAVDAAILRAADAAGDGSRGSQLSYTPFDPVRRRTEATARLADGATVLLAKGAPRTLAPGDAAVRRHVEELSARGLRCVALTLDGAPLGLFGLSDPPREDAAGLVARVRALGVRPLMLTGDDVAVAREVARAVGIGDRVLRAADLRGLAEADQVALVESSDGFAEVLPADKHLIVRLLQEAGHSVGMTGDGVNDAPALAQAELGCAVDGATDVARSAASAVLTREGLGGIVDALDESRRSYQRMLTWVVNKVTKVVEVVALLSAGYLLTGDMLVSLMGMSLLVFANDFATMSIATDNVRATSSPNAWDLRSVTAAAGALGALFALEDLLVAALGAFVLRLDAAQLQTLVMYALVVNSQVRILTVRERGRLWESAPSAGMLAVAALVTALFTVLVLLGWVVPALAPAAVVATLSVCAVGGLALDAAKVALFRRFGVG is encoded by the coding sequence ATGGCGGACGCAGGCGAGAGGGACGACGAGCGGGGGCTCACGAGCGCCGAGGCGGCGCGCCTGCTCGGGGAGGTGGGCCCCAACGAGGTCGCGGAGCGGCGGCGAAGCCCCGTGCTCGCGTTTCTCGCCCGCTACTGGGGGCCCATGCCCTGGCTGCTCGAGCTGGCCGCCGTGCTCGCGCTCCTCGTGGGGCACGCCACGGAGACGGTGGTCATCCTGGTGCTGCTCACGATCAACGCCGTGGTCGGCCAGCTCCAGTCCCAGAGCGCCCGCCGCGCCGTCGCCGCGCTGGGGCGCGAGCTCGAGGTGCGCGTCCCCACCCTGCGCGACGGCACGTGGGGCGACGTCGCGGCGCGTGCGCTCGTCCCCGGAGACGTGGTCTCGCTCGCCCTCGGCGCCATCGTCCCCGCCGACGTCACGGTGACGTCGGGAGAGGCGGAGGCCGACCTCTCGTCGCTCACCGGCGAGTCGCTGCCGCGCGCCGCGGTCGCGGGCGACCAGCTCCCCGCGGGTGCCGTCATATGCCGCGGCGCCGTGCGGGCGCGCGTCACGGCCACCGGGGAGCGCTCCGAGCTCGGCCGTGCCGCCGCGCTCGTCCGCGACGCGAGCCCGCGCTCCCGCCAGCAGGAGCTGCTCTTCCAGATCGTGCGCTCCATGATGCACCTGGGCGTCGCCGCCTCGGTAGTCGTGGGGGCCCGCGCGCTGACGACCGGGAGCGACCTCGTCTCCGTCGCCTCGCTCGTCGTGACCTTCCTCATGGGCGCCGTCCCCGTGGCGCTGCCGGCCGTCCTCGCCATCGTCCAGGCGGCGAGCGCCCGGTCCCTGTCGCGCGAGGGGGTGCTCGTCACCCGGCTCGACGCCGTGGAGGACGCGGCGGGCATCGACGTCTTCTGCTTCGACAAGACCGGCACCATCACGGCCAACCGCCTCGAGGTCACCGAGGTCGTCCCCCTCTGCGACCGCAGCGAGGGGGACGTGCTCGCGCTCGCCGCGCTCTCCTGCGAGACGACGGGGGCCGAGGCCGTCGACGCCGCGATCCTGCGCGCCGCCGACGCGGCGGGGGACGGCAGCCGCGGCAGCCAGCTCTCCTACACGCCCTTCGACCCCGTCCGCAGGCGCACCGAGGCGACGGCGCGCCTCGCCGACGGCGCGACCGTCCTCCTCGCCAAGGGGGCGCCGCGCACGCTCGCGCCCGGGGACGCGGCCGTGCGACGTCACGTGGAGGAGCTCTCCGCGCGCGGGCTGCGCTGCGTCGCCCTCACGCTCGACGGCGCGCCCCTGGGGCTGTTCGGGCTCTCGGACCCGCCGCGCGAGGACGCCGCGGGGCTCGTCGCCCGCGTTCGCGCCCTCGGCGTCCGCCCGCTCATGCTCACCGGGGACGACGTCGCCGTCGCGCGCGAGGTGGCGCGGGCCGTGGGAATTGGCGACCGCGTCCTGCGCGCCGCCGACCTGAGGGGGCTCGCCGAGGCAGACCAGGTCGCCCTCGTGGAGTCATCCGACGGCTTCGCCGAGGTGCTGCCGGCAGACAAGCACCTCATCGTGCGCCTCCTCCAGGAGGCGGGCCACTCCGTGGGCATGACCGGGGACGGCGTCAACGACGCGCCCGCCCTCGCCCAGGCGGAGCTCGGCTGCGCCGTGGACGGCGCGACCGACGTGGCCCGGTCCGCGGCGTCCGCCGTGCTCACGCGAGAGGGGCTCGGCGGGATCGTGGACGCGCTCGACGAGAGCCGTCGCAGCTACCAGCGCATGCTCACGTGGGTCGTCAACAAGGTGACCAAGGTCGTCGAGGTCGTCGCGCTCCTCTCCGCGGGCTACCTCCTCACCGGGGACATGCTCGTGTCGCTCATGGGCATGAGCCTGCTCGTCTTTGCCAACGACTTCGCCACGATGTCGATAGCCACGGACAACGTGCGCGCCACGAGCTCGCCCAACGCCTGGGACCTGCGCTCCGTCACGGCGGCGGCCGGCGCGCTCGGGGCGCTCTTCGCCCTCGAGGACCTGCTCGTCGCGGCGCTCGGCGCATTCGTGCTGCGCCTCGACGCCGCGCAGCTCCAGACGCTCGTGATGTACGCGCTCGTGGTGAACTCGCAGGTGCGCATCCTCACGGTCCGCGAGCGGGGGCGCCTCTGGGAGAGCGCGCCGTCGGCGGGGATGCTGGCGGTCGCCGCGCTGGTCACGGCGCTCTTCACCGTGCTCGTCCTTCTCGGCTGGGTGGTTCCCGCGCTGGCTCCCGCCGCCGTGGTCGCCACGCTGTCGGTCTGCGCCGTCGGCGGGCTCGCGCTCGACGCCGCCAAGGTCGCCCTCTTCCGGCGCTTCGGCGTCGGCTGA
- a CDS encoding LysR family transcriptional regulator, translated as MAGRLTVRHLELFSAVCSCGGVSAAARELGVSQPSVSQAVRDLEERFGTALFDRVSRRMDVTDAGRRLLDHAREVLDDLDELERAMGEGGASVLRLASSITCGTCHLPRLLSELREREGGVEVRVRVEDSGSVERAVLANDVDLGLVEGLVHSDEVVAEPFARDELVVVGPPGRAGGRLGVGDLVREPLVLRERGSGVRELLEAALTAHGLAVDPVWESVSTEAIRSVVEAGLGLSVLPADLVARDVAEGRLARLEVDGLELARDLLVIRHRRKAVSPAMAALLALMLPGRGTGA; from the coding sequence ATGGCAGGACGGCTCACGGTGAGGCACCTCGAGCTCTTCTCGGCGGTGTGCTCCTGCGGCGGGGTGAGCGCGGCGGCGCGGGAGCTGGGCGTGTCGCAGCCCTCGGTGAGCCAGGCGGTGCGCGACCTCGAGGAGCGGTTCGGGACGGCGCTCTTTGACCGCGTCTCCCGGCGCATGGACGTGACCGACGCCGGGAGGCGCCTGCTCGACCACGCCCGCGAGGTGCTCGACGACCTCGACGAGCTCGAGCGCGCGATGGGGGAGGGCGGCGCCTCGGTGCTGCGCCTGGCGTCCAGCATCACCTGCGGCACCTGCCACCTGCCCCGGCTCCTCTCCGAGCTCCGCGAGCGGGAGGGCGGCGTCGAGGTGCGCGTCCGGGTGGAGGACTCGGGGAGCGTGGAGCGCGCCGTCCTCGCCAACGACGTCGACCTCGGGCTGGTGGAGGGGCTCGTGCACAGCGACGAGGTCGTCGCCGAGCCCTTCGCCCGAGACGAGCTCGTCGTCGTGGGCCCGCCCGGGCGCGCGGGCGGGCGGCTGGGCGTGGGGGACCTCGTCCGCGAGCCGCTGGTCCTGCGCGAGCGGGGCAGCGGCGTGCGCGAGCTCCTCGAGGCGGCGCTCACCGCGCATGGCCTCGCCGTCGACCCGGTCTGGGAGAGCGTCAGCACCGAGGCGATACGCTCGGTGGTGGAGGCGGGCCTCGGGCTCTCCGTGCTGCCGGCCGACCTCGTCGCGCGCGACGTCGCCGAGGGGCGCCTCGCGCGCCTCGAGGTGGACGGCCTCGAGCTCGCCCGCGACCTGCTCGTCATCCGCCATCGCCGCAAGGCGGTGTCGCCCGCGATGGCCGCCCTGCTCGCGCTCATGCTCCCGGGGCGCGGCACGGGAGCATGA
- a CDS encoding DAK2 domain-containing protein: MIERDGLAVRLLHACLEVITSEDELAQIDVAGGHIMVEVASAISSSIAASTGDILDLFDDAARAVSRLDVSGGTVEFWDAWLEGLAEGAPGDDEMDLGQFRAMLALGRDEVSRALGAGLGDAAALDVVAAACRAADESEDDLEVFDDAADAAERASDGSTSVAALSAARFLRGLAQA; the protein is encoded by the coding sequence ATGATCGAGCGCGACGGTCTTGCCGTGCGGTTGCTGCACGCCTGCTTGGAGGTCATCACCTCGGAGGACGAGCTGGCGCAGATCGACGTCGCGGGCGGGCACATCATGGTGGAGGTCGCCTCCGCCATCAGCAGCTCGATCGCCGCGTCGACGGGCGACATCCTGGACCTCTTTGACGACGCGGCGCGCGCCGTCTCGAGGCTCGACGTCTCGGGCGGCACCGTCGAGTTCTGGGACGCCTGGCTGGAGGGACTGGCCGAGGGCGCACCGGGCGATGACGAGATGGACCTGGGGCAGTTCAGGGCGATGCTCGCCCTCGGCCGCGACGAGGTCTCCCGGGCGCTCGGGGCGGGGCTCGGAGACGCCGCGGCGCTCGATGTCGTCGCGGCGGCGTGCCGCGCGGCGGACGAGAGTGAGGACGACCTGGAGGTCTTCGACGACGCCGCCGACGCCGCAGAGCGCGCGTCCGACGGCTCGACGAGCGTCGCGGCCCTCTCCGCGGCCCGCTTCCTGCGCGGCCTCGCCCAGGCCTAG
- a CDS encoding alpha-amylase family protein, with the protein MANEKHGEPTTQRPCRRRQPLVRSAARARADSVFLRRLRRHHDELRWLYMELYDNGAMFAELCDQMKAFYDDRAETLRRLDEQREGRAWYRDRDLLGMQMYIDNFAGSIRGVEDNLDYLRHTGVNYLHLMPFLDTPADKSRSDGGYAVSDFRRVNPELGTMDDLASLAEKCHERGISLCMDFVMNHTSDEHEWARRARAGEGEYMSRYFFTGDQGLIDRYTRDVPQVFPTTAPGHFTYLPELGQSVMTQFYPYQWDLNYRNPRVFNEMMYNFLYLANQGMDVIRIDAVPYIWKQLGTNCRNLPQVHTIVRMMRMISEIVCPGIVLLGEVVMAPVEVLPYFGTVEKPECHMLYNVTTMATTWNTVACRDTRLLRRQLETVCGLPREHTFLNYLRCHDDIGWGLDYATLSDWGMEEVPHKRYLNEYFQGHAEGSTSRGELYNADPVTGDARFCATTASMCGIEAAGFEGDAAAMDVAIRKDVMLHAYLLSQSGLPIVYSGDEVGQVNDYSYHDDPERADDSRYVHRGRFDWALVDRVDEPGTVQQRLYDALRHLERIRRGEAVFDADAEMRVVDYGDPAILWVERRRDGRTLHAMFNFSDEARTVWMPERAAYADLVTGEKDGDLESFELAAWDFRWLLR; encoded by the coding sequence ATGGCCAACGAGAAGCACGGCGAGCCCACGACCCAGAGGCCCTGCCGCAGGAGGCAGCCGCTCGTCCGCTCCGCCGCCAGGGCGCGCGCCGACTCGGTCTTCCTGCGGCGGCTGCGCCGCCACCACGACGAGCTCCGCTGGCTCTACATGGAGCTCTACGACAACGGCGCCATGTTCGCCGAGCTGTGCGACCAGATGAAGGCGTTCTACGACGACCGCGCGGAGACGCTCAGGCGCCTTGACGAGCAGCGCGAGGGACGGGCGTGGTACCGGGACCGCGACCTTCTCGGCATGCAGATGTACATAGACAACTTTGCCGGCAGCATCCGCGGCGTGGAGGACAACCTCGACTACCTCCGGCACACGGGCGTGAACTACCTCCATCTCATGCCGTTCCTCGACACCCCCGCAGACAAGAGCCGCTCCGACGGGGGCTACGCGGTGTCGGACTTCCGTCGGGTGAACCCCGAGCTCGGCACGATGGACGACCTCGCCAGCCTGGCCGAGAAGTGCCATGAGCGCGGCATCAGCCTCTGCATGGACTTCGTCATGAACCACACCTCGGACGAGCACGAGTGGGCCCGACGCGCCCGTGCGGGCGAGGGCGAGTACATGAGCCGCTACTTCTTCACGGGCGACCAGGGGCTCATCGACCGCTACACCCGCGACGTCCCCCAGGTCTTTCCCACCACCGCGCCCGGCCACTTCACCTACCTGCCCGAGCTGGGGCAGTCCGTGATGACGCAGTTCTACCCCTACCAGTGGGACCTCAACTACCGCAACCCGCGCGTCTTCAACGAGATGATGTACAACTTCCTCTACCTGGCCAACCAGGGCATGGACGTCATCCGCATCGACGCGGTCCCCTACATCTGGAAGCAGCTCGGCACCAACTGCCGCAACCTCCCGCAGGTCCACACGATCGTGCGCATGATGCGCATGATCTCCGAGATCGTGTGTCCCGGCATCGTCCTGCTCGGCGAGGTCGTGATGGCGCCGGTGGAGGTGCTCCCCTACTTTGGCACCGTCGAGAAGCCCGAGTGCCACATGCTCTACAACGTCACGACGATGGCCACCACCTGGAACACCGTGGCCTGCCGCGACACGCGCCTGCTGCGCCGTCAGCTCGAGACCGTGTGCGGCCTGCCGCGCGAGCACACGTTCCTCAACTACCTTCGCTGCCACGACGACATCGGCTGGGGGCTCGACTACGCCACGCTCTCGGACTGGGGCATGGAGGAGGTGCCGCACAAGCGCTACCTCAACGAGTACTTCCAGGGGCACGCCGAGGGGAGCACGTCCCGCGGCGAGCTCTACAACGCCGACCCCGTGACCGGCGACGCCCGCTTCTGCGCCACGACCGCCTCCATGTGCGGCATCGAGGCGGCGGGCTTCGAGGGAGACGCCGCCGCCATGGACGTCGCCATCCGCAAGGACGTCATGCTCCACGCCTACCTGCTCAGCCAGTCCGGCCTGCCGATCGTCTACAGCGGCGACGAGGTGGGGCAGGTCAACGACTACTCCTACCACGACGACCCCGAGCGCGCGGACGACTCGCGCTACGTGCACCGCGGCCGCTTCGACTGGGCGCTCGTCGACAGGGTCGACGAGCCAGGCACCGTCCAGCAGCGCCTCTACGACGCACTGCGGCACCTCGAGAGGATCCGGCGCGGCGAGGCGGTCTTCGACGCGGACGCCGAGATGCGCGTCGTGGACTACGGCGACCCCGCGATCCTGTGGGTCGAGCGGAGGCGGGACGGCAGGACGCTGCACGCGATGTTCAACTTCAGCGACGAGGCTCGCACGGTGTGGATGCCGGAGCGCGCCGCCTACGCCGACCTCGTGACCGGCGAGAAGGACGGCGACCTGGAGAGCTTCGAGCTCGCCGCATGGGACTTCAGGTGGCTGCTGCGCTAG
- a CDS encoding LysR family transcriptional regulator, translating to MNIKQVRYVCAIMDLGSFSAAAAHEGVSVQAVSKAMAELESSLGGPLFERRSAGVVPTALGRHFAEHARRVLEEWEALERFAAAPTPAPSSPQRIGFCCPVYEGVERLVRLISTVTGKVLGRHVDVEMLRCSEGLDALLSGRVDALITIGPLDGADVTSVALGTVSSAVILPADHPLAAREELTLDELSAYPVLYPVGFDHFSHTVVDGYLQRGLRSEPVEVGSGDDVADFYDRRHGYSFIAAGNITGAPQGFVIRELRASERAAVPICLTTRRGPGGIDTVAFRRALSRLSPFA from the coding sequence GTGAACATCAAGCAGGTCAGATACGTCTGCGCCATCATGGACCTGGGGAGCTTCTCCGCGGCGGCGGCGCACGAGGGGGTGTCGGTCCAGGCCGTCTCCAAGGCCATGGCCGAGCTGGAGTCCTCGCTCGGCGGGCCGCTCTTCGAGCGCCGCAGCGCCGGCGTCGTCCCCACGGCGCTCGGCCGCCACTTCGCGGAGCACGCCCGTCGCGTGCTCGAGGAGTGGGAGGCGCTCGAGCGCTTCGCCGCCGCGCCGACCCCCGCCCCCTCCTCGCCGCAGCGCATCGGGTTCTGCTGCCCCGTCTACGAGGGGGTCGAGCGGCTCGTCAGGCTCATCTCGACCGTGACGGGCAAGGTGCTCGGACGGCACGTTGACGTCGAGATGCTGCGCTGCTCCGAGGGGCTCGACGCCCTGCTCTCGGGCCGCGTCGACGCCCTGATCACGATCGGCCCGCTCGACGGCGCGGACGTGACCTCCGTCGCGCTCGGGACGGTCTCGTCTGCAGTCATCCTGCCCGCAGACCACCCGCTCGCGGCGAGAGAGGAGCTCACGCTCGACGAGCTCAGCGCGTACCCCGTGCTCTACCCGGTGGGCTTCGACCACTTTAGCCACACGGTGGTGGACGGCTACCTCCAGCGCGGGCTGCGCTCCGAGCCCGTTGAGGTCGGCTCGGGCGACGACGTCGCCGACTTCTACGACCGACGCCACGGCTACTCGTTCATCGCCGCTGGCAACATCACGGGCGCTCCGCAGGGGTTCGTCATCCGCGAGCTCCGCGCGTCAGAGCGGGCGGCCGTGCCCATCTGCCTGACCACGCGGCGCGGCCCCGGCGGCATCGACACCGTCGCGTTCCGGCGCGCGCTCTCGCGGCTGAGCCCCTTCGCGTAG
- a CDS encoding nitroreductase has product MNEVIRAIEERRSVRAYTDEMPPRELVGQVVEAGLWAASGMNTQGPVIVAVTDRALRDRLSAMNAEIMGRTGTDPFYGAPVVLVVLAPSEAPNRVYDGSLVMGNLMLAAHALGLGSCWIHRAREEFDTAEGKAILADLGIEGDYEGIGHCILGYPADTPVAKPRNDGRVYYAE; this is encoded by the coding sequence ATGAACGAGGTCATCCGAGCGATCGAGGAGCGCCGCAGCGTGCGCGCCTACACCGACGAGATGCCGCCGCGCGAGCTGGTGGGGCAGGTGGTCGAGGCCGGCCTCTGGGCGGCGAGCGGCATGAACACGCAGGGCCCCGTCATCGTCGCCGTCACCGACCGAGCGCTGCGCGACCGCCTCTCGGCCATGAACGCCGAGATCATGGGCCGGACCGGCACCGACCCGTTCTACGGCGCCCCGGTGGTGCTGGTGGTGCTCGCGCCGAGCGAGGCGCCCAACCGCGTCTACGACGGCAGCCTCGTGATGGGCAACCTCATGCTCGCCGCCCACGCGCTCGGGCTGGGCAGCTGCTGGATCCATCGCGCCCGCGAGGAGTTTGACACCGCCGAGGGCAAGGCCATCCTCGCCGACCTGGGCATCGAGGGCGACTACGAGGGCATCGGCCACTGCATCCTGGGGTATCCGGCGGATACGCCCGTCGCGAAGCCGAGAAACGACGGTCGCGTGTATTACGCGGAGTAG